A region from the Aegilops tauschii subsp. strangulata cultivar AL8/78 chromosome 5, Aet v6.0, whole genome shotgun sequence genome encodes:
- the LOC109754078 gene encoding uncharacterized protein codes for MATPTKLAALGFVVLVSIGLADAARMLASSSSASGGGGGGGGGGGASGGSGFGRGSGSGGGLGYGESGGDWGNKWNFAKGSGGGGGAGGGGGSKGGSGSGSGSGYGSGSGVSGSASAPSGNGYANADGMGGGGGEGGGANGSSGTGVGSGLGKGYGESGVSNAPAPIAGGDGTSYSDAGGSGNGGGGGNNGNGGGVGAGAGQAGSDDSSGGFANGGGSGNGGGATGGDAEGPSVGVGSGAGSGAGQTGSTGSYGEGYATGIGGGMGGGNGETQNGGTGSGGGNGSGSGGGGYH; via the coding sequence ATGGCTACCCCCACCAAGCTTGCAGCTCTTGGCTTTGTTGTCCTTGTGAGCATTGGGCTTGCCGATGCTGCAAGGATGCTCGCTAGCTCCTCCAGTGcctcaggtggtggtggtggcgggggaggcggcggcggtgcgtcGGGTGGGAGTGGATTTGGTAGAGGGTCTGGGTCAGGTGGCGGCTTAGGATATGGTGAGAGTGGTGGAGATTGGGGTAACAAGTGGAACTTTGCCAAGGGATCTGGTGGAGGGGGAGGAGCTGGTGGCGGAGGAGGATCAAAGGGTGGATCTGGGTCTGGTTCCGGATCCGGCTATGGCTCTGGTAGCGGTGTGAGTGGCTCTGCATCAGCCCCTAGTGGCAATGGTTATGCCAATGCTGATGGTATGGGCGGGGGTGGGGGCGAAGGTGGTGGTGCAAATGGGTCTAGTGGAACTGGAGTTGGATCTGGCCTTGGCAAGGGATATGGTGAGAGTGGTGTGTCAAACGCACCGGCTCCTATTGCCGGTGGTGATGGTACCAGCTACTCTGATGCTGGCGGTAGTGGTAACGGTGGTGGTGGCGGTAACAACGGAAATGGAGGTGGTGTGGGCGCTGGCGCTGGACAGGCGGGCAGCGACGACAGTTCTGGAGGCTTTGCAAATGGAGGAGGAAGTGGCAATGGTGGCGGCGCAACTGGAGGTGACGCTGAAGGCCCAAGCGTTGGAGTTGGATCTGGTGCTGGGTCTGGCGCCGGTCAGACCGGTAGCACTGGCTCTTATGGCGAAGGCTATGCTACAGGAATTGGTGGTGGCATGGGTGGCGGCAATGGTGAGACCCAGAATGGTGGAACTGGCAGTGGTGGAGGCAATGGATCCGGATCTGGTGGTGGCGGATACCACTAA